From the genome of Desmodus rotundus isolate HL8 chromosome 2, HLdesRot8A.1, whole genome shotgun sequence, one region includes:
- the RAB17 gene encoding ras-related protein Rab-17, with amino-acid sequence MAQVAGQPRVFKLVLLGSGSVGKSSLALRYVRNDFRSTLPTVGCAFFTKVVDLGAASAKFEIWDTAGQEKYHSVCHLYFRGANAALLVYDITSKESFRKAQQWLQELEKEFSPGEVVVMLVGNKTDLGAEREVTLEEGQEFAESQRLLFMETSARANHQVTEAFSAVARELLQRAEREQCQTPRGDARLALNQGPTGWAKCCAR; translated from the exons ATGGCGCAGGTGGCCGGGCAGCCCCGCGTGTTCAAGCTGGTGCTGCTGGGGAGCGGCTCTGTGGGCAAGTCCAGCCTGGCTCTCCGCTACGTGAGGAATGACTTCAGGAGCACCCTGCCAACCGTGGGCT GTGCGTTCTTCACCAAGGTGGTGGATCTGGGTGCTGCATCTGCGAAGTTCGAGATCTGGGACACAGCGGGCCAGGAGAAGTACCACAGTGTCTGCCACCTTTACTTCCGGGGCGCCAACGCTGCGCTTCTGGTGTATGACATCACCAGCAAG GAATCCTTCCGCAAGGCTCAGCAGTGGCTTCAGGAACTGGAGAAGGAGTTCTCCCCGGGAGAGGTCGTGGTGATGCTGGTCGGCAACAAGACGGACCTCGGCGCGGAGCGGGAGGTGACGTTGGAG GAAGGCCAGGAGTTTGCCGAGAGCCAGCGCTTGCTGTTCATGGAAACCTCGGCCAGAGCCAACCACCAGGTGACCGAGGCCTTCAGCGCGGTAG CCCGGGAGCTGctgcagagggcagagagggagcagtgCCAGACTCCGAGGGGAGATGCCCGACTGGCCTTGAACCAGGGGCCCACGGGGTGGGCCAAGTGCTGTGCCCGTTAG